In the genome of Nocardia sp. NBC_00416, one region contains:
- a CDS encoding DUF3039 domain-containing protein, producing the protein MSTDTLVRPDTTTDETTSDDTPKFFHYVKKDRIAESAVMGTMVVALCGEVFPVTRSPKPGSPVCPECKKVYETLRKGD; encoded by the coding sequence GTGAGTACCGATACTCTGGTCCGCCCCGATACGACCACCGACGAGACCACCAGCGATGACACCCCCAAGTTCTTCCACTATGTGAAGAAGGACCGGATCGCCGAGAGTGCCGTGATGGGCACCATGGTGGTCGCGCTGTGCGGTGAGGTCTTCCCGGTCACGCGTTCGCCGAAGCCCGGTTCGCCGGTCTGCCCCGAATGCAAGAAGGTCTACGAGACCCTGCGCAAGGGCGACTGA
- a CDS encoding YihY/virulence factor BrkB family protein, producing MLLRVAVKSWNDSIFSKSAAAAFWQTMSLVPLLFGLLGGLGYVSGLFGPDTVEIVESKTLTFSRNLFSSSVVTDLIEPTVGDVLGQGRAAIVSVGFVLSLWAGSSAMSTFVDAIVDAHDQQDARNPIWQRIFALLLYIQFLVAAVFVLPLVALGPVLIGRTLPDSVRETGLRLIDMFYYPAVGLLVVLGLATLYKLALHSSLPYHRLFWGALLAAVFFMAASEILRRYLALVTRTGVSYGALATPIAFLLFTFFLGFAVILGAEFNAAVQEFWPARATRMEQFKAWLAKRRDTSAPEQSADGPEHGSHRIPRRRGSGHDEDPGRTAIAPAGHPRR from the coding sequence TTGCTCCTGCGGGTGGCCGTGAAATCCTGGAACGACTCGATATTCTCCAAATCCGCGGCCGCGGCATTCTGGCAGACCATGTCGCTGGTACCGCTGCTGTTCGGCCTGCTCGGCGGCCTCGGCTACGTCAGCGGCCTGTTCGGTCCCGATACCGTCGAGATCGTCGAGTCGAAAACCCTCACCTTCAGCCGGAATCTGTTCAGCTCGAGTGTGGTCACCGATCTGATCGAGCCGACGGTCGGGGATGTCCTCGGACAGGGCCGGGCGGCGATCGTCTCGGTCGGTTTCGTGCTGTCGTTGTGGGCCGGTTCCTCGGCCATGTCGACCTTCGTCGACGCGATCGTGGACGCACACGACCAGCAGGACGCCCGGAATCCGATCTGGCAGCGCATCTTCGCGCTGTTGCTGTACATCCAGTTCCTCGTCGCGGCGGTGTTCGTCCTACCGCTGGTCGCGCTCGGCCCGGTGCTGATCGGACGGACGCTGCCGGATTCCGTACGCGAAACGGGGCTGCGCCTGATCGATATGTTCTACTACCCCGCAGTGGGGCTGCTGGTAGTGCTGGGCCTGGCCACGCTGTACAAACTCGCCCTGCACAGTTCGCTGCCCTACCACCGACTGTTCTGGGGGGCCCTGCTCGCGGCGGTGTTCTTCATGGCGGCGAGCGAGATACTGCGCCGCTATCTGGCGCTGGTCACCCGTACCGGAGTCAGCTACGGCGCGCTGGCCACGCCGATCGCTTTCCTGCTGTTCACGTTCTTCCTCGGCTTCGCGGTGATCCTCGGCGCCGAGTTCAACGCGGCGGTCCAGGAGTTCTGGCCCGCGCGCGCCACCCGCATGGAGCAGTTCAAGGCCTGGCTGGCCAAACGCCGCGACACCTCGGCCCCGGAGCAGAGCGCGGACGGACCGGAACACGGCTCCCACCGGATCCCGCGACGACGCGGATCCGGGCACGACGAGGACCCCGGCCGGACAGCGATAGCACCGGCGGGACATCCACGCCGGTGA
- a CDS encoding acetoin utilization protein AcuC translates to MATAPPDANPAPGEPGTVVWTDRFLDYSWTPEHPMKPVRLRYTMALARALGVLDGIELLEPGAADTADLLRVHSADYIDAVRHAVPGQPEGEPLVDPPYGLGSADNPVFPRMHEASSVIVGGTLAAARAIAAGTTRRAVSIGGGMHHAMPGRAAGFCVYNDAAVAISWLLDHGFDRIAYLDVDVHHGDGVQNAFYRDPRVLTVSIHQHPATLWPNTGWPDETGSGAGDGTAVNIPVPPGTRDPQWLRAFHAVVPGAVAAFRPQLVVSQCGVDTHREDPLAELELGIEGQRAAFAAMRELADRYAEGRWLAVGGGGYGLVRVVPRAWTHLLGIALDRPVDPATAIPQDWIDLVHTDRPRISPPRTMGDGVDITFHRWDGPGGTAETGDARVDRAQRAIDTAVLATRRACFGPLGLDPEDPRD, encoded by the coding sequence ATGGCCACTGCACCGCCGGATGCGAATCCTGCCCCCGGGGAGCCGGGTACCGTCGTCTGGACGGACCGCTTCCTGGACTACTCGTGGACCCCCGAGCATCCGATGAAACCGGTGCGGTTGCGCTACACCATGGCACTGGCGCGAGCTCTCGGAGTGCTCGACGGTATCGAACTTCTCGAACCCGGCGCGGCCGATACCGCGGATCTGCTGCGGGTGCACTCCGCGGACTACATCGATGCGGTGCGGCACGCGGTGCCGGGGCAGCCGGAAGGTGAGCCGCTCGTGGATCCGCCGTACGGGCTGGGCTCCGCCGACAACCCGGTCTTTCCCCGGATGCACGAGGCGTCGTCGGTGATCGTCGGCGGAACCCTGGCCGCCGCCCGGGCCATCGCGGCCGGCACCACTCGCCGGGCGGTGAGCATCGGCGGCGGTATGCACCACGCGATGCCGGGCCGGGCCGCCGGTTTCTGTGTGTACAACGACGCGGCGGTGGCCATCTCCTGGCTGCTCGACCACGGATTCGACCGGATCGCCTATCTCGATGTCGATGTCCACCACGGCGACGGTGTGCAGAACGCGTTCTATCGCGATCCGCGCGTACTGACGGTATCGATCCATCAGCATCCCGCAACACTGTGGCCGAACACCGGCTGGCCGGACGAAACCGGTAGCGGCGCCGGCGACGGCACCGCTGTCAACATCCCGGTGCCGCCGGGCACCCGGGACCCGCAATGGCTACGGGCGTTCCACGCGGTGGTTCCCGGCGCGGTGGCGGCGTTCCGGCCCCAGCTGGTGGTCAGCCAGTGCGGGGTGGACACCCATCGCGAGGATCCGCTCGCGGAACTGGAACTCGGTATCGAAGGCCAGCGGGCGGCGTTCGCCGCCATGCGGGAGCTGGCCGACCGCTACGCCGAGGGTAGGTGGCTCGCGGTCGGTGGCGGCGGCTACGGGCTGGTCCGGGTGGTACCCCGGGCCTGGACCCACCTGCTGGGCATTGCGCTCGACCGCCCGGTGGACCCGGCGACCGCGATACCGCAGGATTGGATAGATCTCGTGCACACCGACAGGCCGCGGATATCGCCGCCCCGCACCATGGGCGACGGTGTGGACATCACGTTCCACCGCTGGGACGGACCGGGAGGAACCGCGGAAACCGGGGATGCCCGCGTCGATCGCGCCCAGCGCGCCATCGATACGGCTGTTCTCGCCACCCGCCGAGCATGCTTCGGCCCGCTCGGCCTGGACCCGGAGGATCCGCGTGACTGA
- a CDS encoding bifunctional acetate--CoA ligase family protein/GNAT family N-acetyltransferase, which translates to MTEPADLVPDEPPPAPLHWQADVLASDGGVVRLRPITPADAEELQRFHAALSERSRYLRYFGPYPRISPKDLYRTTHLDYHDRVGLVIVLGEAIIAVGRYEILDRTGPRAAEVAFVVADEHQGRGLGSILLEHLAGAAAENLIDTFVAEVLAENTVMVTVFREAGYQVERSRDGSVLHLEFAIDPTEALRSVRDARERASEARSVGNLLAPRSVAVIGATPSTGRVGGVVLANLLDGTFQGAVYPVNPQRRSVRGVHAYPTVRDIPDEVDLAVVAVPAASIGSVLDDCMAKGVKGLLVLSAGFGETGEQGRLAEAELVAAARGHGMRVVGPSALGIANTDPAVGLNATLATLLPGRGRIGFFCQSGPLGVAILAEAATRNLGLSTFVSAGNRADVSGNDLLQYWDTDADTDVILLYLESFGNPRKFSRIARRVARNKPIVAVSPSRLAARGMSDGELDRSIVRDLFAQSGVVQADSISEMFDCAALLGYQPLPRGPRPAVVGNSTALNWLTSDAARSEGLTAVEPVDLGPQATPEDYFTAVTAALRAADTDAVIVIFAPPIPLPQTGYAEAIRAAVASVDETKPVLTTFASGDGIPNLLAVRGPGAAAVRGSIPSYPDPARAVRALARVQRYARWRDQPAFQPGAVGEGGRPAGIDGERAVALMTQWLTDSAGRWLTDDETVALLDCYGISVVEFRAVTDAEAAVAAAAELGYPVAAKATNESWRRRPDLSWVRLDLWRPDAVRQAYRDLVDLCGDPLLHIQRMAPKGVGCVLKVQDDPAFGSVIEFGLSGPIIELLGDRAYRTLPLSASEAAALIDAPRAAPLLSGTPASPRVDKAALIDLTLRISAIFDDLPEMRELSCEPVLAAPESAAILYARVRIGAQPSRFDTGPRRLG; encoded by the coding sequence GTGACTGAACCGGCCGACCTCGTTCCCGACGAGCCGCCGCCGGCGCCGCTGCACTGGCAGGCCGACGTATTGGCCTCCGACGGCGGTGTGGTGCGGTTGCGTCCGATCACGCCGGCGGACGCCGAAGAACTACAGCGGTTCCACGCCGCGCTGTCCGAGCGCAGCCGTTATCTGCGCTACTTCGGGCCCTATCCGCGGATCTCACCGAAGGACCTGTACCGCACCACGCACCTCGACTATCACGACCGCGTCGGACTGGTCATCGTGCTGGGCGAGGCCATCATCGCCGTCGGCCGCTACGAGATCCTCGATCGCACCGGGCCGCGCGCCGCCGAGGTCGCCTTCGTGGTGGCCGACGAGCATCAGGGACGCGGTCTCGGATCCATTCTGCTCGAACATCTCGCCGGGGCGGCCGCGGAGAACCTGATCGACACCTTCGTCGCCGAGGTTCTGGCCGAGAACACCGTGATGGTCACCGTGTTCCGGGAGGCGGGCTATCAGGTGGAGCGCAGCCGGGACGGGTCGGTGCTGCACCTGGAGTTCGCCATCGACCCCACCGAGGCATTGCGGTCGGTACGCGACGCGCGCGAACGCGCCTCCGAGGCGCGGAGCGTGGGCAATCTGCTCGCCCCGCGGTCGGTGGCGGTGATCGGCGCGACCCCCAGCACCGGACGGGTCGGTGGCGTGGTGCTGGCCAATCTCCTGGACGGGACCTTCCAGGGCGCGGTGTACCCGGTGAACCCGCAGCGGCGTTCGGTACGCGGCGTGCACGCCTATCCGACCGTCCGCGATATCCCCGACGAGGTGGATCTGGCCGTGGTCGCGGTACCCGCGGCCTCGATCGGCTCGGTTCTCGACGACTGCATGGCCAAGGGCGTCAAGGGCCTGCTGGTGTTGTCGGCCGGCTTCGGGGAGACCGGGGAGCAGGGGCGTCTGGCCGAGGCGGAGCTCGTCGCGGCGGCCCGCGGGCACGGAATGCGGGTGGTCGGGCCGAGCGCGCTCGGTATCGCGAACACCGATCCGGCGGTCGGCCTCAACGCGACGCTGGCCACGCTGCTGCCGGGTCGCGGGCGAATCGGATTCTTCTGTCAGTCGGGACCGCTCGGCGTTGCGATCCTCGCCGAGGCCGCCACCCGCAACCTCGGACTGTCCACGTTCGTATCCGCCGGAAACCGCGCCGACGTCTCCGGTAACGATCTTCTGCAGTACTGGGACACCGACGCCGATACCGATGTGATCCTGCTGTACCTGGAGAGTTTCGGTAATCCGCGCAAGTTCTCCCGGATCGCCCGGCGGGTGGCCCGCAACAAGCCGATCGTGGCCGTGAGTCCCAGCCGGCTGGCCGCGCGCGGAATGTCCGACGGCGAACTGGATCGATCCATCGTGCGCGATTTGTTCGCGCAATCCGGTGTGGTCCAAGCAGATTCGATATCGGAGATGTTCGATTGCGCGGCGCTGCTGGGCTATCAACCGTTACCACGCGGGCCCCGCCCGGCGGTGGTGGGGAACAGCACGGCGCTCAATTGGCTGACCTCGGATGCCGCGCGCAGCGAAGGCCTCACGGCGGTGGAACCGGTCGACCTCGGCCCGCAGGCCACACCGGAGGACTACTTCACCGCGGTCACCGCCGCGCTCCGGGCCGCGGATACCGATGCGGTGATCGTGATCTTCGCGCCCCCGATCCCGTTGCCGCAGACCGGGTATGCGGAAGCCATCCGGGCCGCCGTCGCGTCGGTGGACGAAACCAAACCGGTCCTCACAACCTTCGCCAGCGGCGACGGAATCCCCAATCTTCTGGCGGTGCGCGGTCCGGGAGCCGCCGCCGTCCGCGGCTCCATCCCGTCCTACCCGGACCCGGCACGCGCGGTGCGCGCGCTGGCCCGGGTGCAGCGCTATGCCCGCTGGCGCGACCAGCCGGCCTTCCAGCCGGGGGCGGTCGGCGAAGGCGGGCGACCGGCAGGTATCGACGGCGAGCGAGCCGTGGCGCTGATGACTCAGTGGCTGACCGATTCCGCCGGGCGATGGTTGACCGACGATGAGACCGTGGCACTGCTCGACTGCTACGGCATCTCCGTGGTGGAGTTCCGCGCCGTGACAGACGCCGAGGCCGCCGTGGCGGCGGCCGCGGAACTGGGTTATCCGGTGGCGGCGAAGGCCACGAACGAGAGCTGGCGGCGCCGCCCGGATCTGAGCTGGGTGCGCTTGGACCTCTGGCGGCCCGACGCGGTGCGCCAGGCATACCGCGATCTGGTCGATCTGTGCGGAGATCCGCTGCTGCACATCCAGCGGATGGCGCCCAAGGGCGTCGGATGTGTGCTGAAGGTGCAGGATGACCCGGCCTTCGGATCGGTGATCGAGTTCGGTCTGTCCGGGCCCATCATCGAACTGCTCGGCGACCGCGCCTACCGGACGCTGCCGTTGTCCGCGTCGGAAGCAGCCGCGCTGATCGATGCGCCCCGCGCCGCCCCGCTACTGAGCGGGACCCCGGCCAGTCCGCGGGTCGACAAAGCGGCGCTGATCGATCTGACCCTGCGCATCTCGGCGATATTCGACGATTTGCCGGAGATGCGGGAGCTTTCGTGCGAGCCCGTGCTGGCCGCCCCGGAGTCCGCCGCGATCCTGTATGCCCGGGTTCGGATCGGTGCGCAGCCCAGCCGTTTCGATACCGGGCCGCGGCGTCTCGGGTGA
- a CDS encoding sigma-70 family RNA polymerase sigma factor, translating into MTSPATTRVRPSDTDLDAQSPAADLVRVYLNGIGRTALLTAADEVELAKRIEAGLYAQNLLETGKRLSATRKRDLAIVVREGQSARSHLLEANLRLVVSLAKRYTGRGMPLLDLIQEGNLGLIRAMEKFDYAKGFKFSTYATWWIRQAITRGMADQSRTIRLPVHLVEQVNKLARIKRELHQQLGREATDEELARESGIAVEKIADLLDHSRDPVSLDMPVGNDEEAPLGDFIEDSEATSAESAVIAGLLHHDVRSVLNTLDEREQQVIRLRFGLDDGQPRTLDQIGKLFGLSRERVRQIEREVMSKLRKGERADRLRAYAS; encoded by the coding sequence ATGACAAGCCCCGCCACCACTCGTGTGCGCCCCAGTGATACGGACCTCGACGCCCAGAGCCCCGCCGCCGACCTGGTACGCGTGTACCTGAACGGGATCGGCCGGACCGCGCTGCTCACCGCTGCCGACGAAGTGGAACTGGCCAAGCGCATCGAGGCGGGTCTCTACGCCCAGAACCTGCTGGAGACCGGCAAGCGACTGTCGGCAACTCGCAAGCGTGATCTGGCGATCGTCGTGCGTGAGGGCCAATCCGCACGATCGCACCTGCTGGAAGCCAACCTGCGTCTGGTCGTCTCGCTCGCCAAGCGGTATACGGGCCGGGGAATGCCACTCCTGGATCTGATCCAGGAAGGAAATCTGGGTCTGATCCGCGCGATGGAGAAGTTCGACTACGCGAAGGGCTTCAAGTTCTCCACTTACGCCACGTGGTGGATCCGCCAGGCGATCACCCGGGGTATGGCCGACCAGAGCCGCACCATCCGGCTCCCCGTCCACCTCGTCGAGCAGGTCAACAAGCTGGCCCGGATCAAGCGTGAACTGCATCAGCAGCTCGGCCGGGAAGCGACCGACGAGGAACTGGCCAGGGAGTCGGGTATCGCGGTGGAGAAGATCGCCGATCTACTGGACCACAGCCGGGACCCGGTGAGTCTCGATATGCCGGTGGGTAACGACGAAGAGGCCCCCCTCGGAGACTTCATCGAGGATTCCGAGGCGACCTCGGCCGAGAGCGCGGTCATCGCAGGTCTGCTGCACCACGATGTACGCAGCGTGCTGAACACGCTGGATGAGCGCGAACAACAGGTCATCCGGTTGCGCTTCGGGCTGGACGACGGCCAGCCGCGCACCCTGGACCAGATCGGGAAACTCTTCGGACTGTCCCGTGAGCGGGTACGCCAGATCGAGCGCGAGGTCATGTCCAAACTCCGCAAGGGCGAGCGGGCCGACCGGCTGCGCGCATACGCCAGCTGA
- a CDS encoding DUF3099 domain-containing protein, with translation MITEAAPSFEDQHRARVRRYTMIMAFRIPALVLAGVSYSVFENALISILIMAASVPLPWIAVLIANDRPPRDKNEPSRWDRPRTALEDRRHDEIDG, from the coding sequence TTGATCACCGAGGCCGCGCCTTCGTTCGAAGACCAGCATCGTGCCCGGGTCCGCCGGTACACGATGATCATGGCGTTCCGGATCCCCGCGCTGGTACTCGCCGGCGTGTCCTACAGCGTCTTCGAGAACGCGCTGATCTCCATTCTGATCATGGCGGCCTCGGTGCCCCTCCCGTGGATCGCGGTGCTCATCGCCAACGACCGGCCGCCCCGGGACAAGAACGAACCCAGCCGCTGGGACCGCCCGCGCACCGCGCTGGAGGACCGCCGGCACGACGAGATCGACGGATAG
- a CDS encoding metal-dependent transcriptional regulator, with amino-acid sequence MKDLVDTTEMYLRTIYDLEEEGVVPLRARIAERLEQSGPTVSQTVARMERDGLLLVAGDRHLELTEKGRGMAVAVMRKHRLAERLLVDIIGLDWQNVHAEACRWEHVMSEDVERRLVEVLNHPTTSPYGNPIPGLDELGISASQLLEEPLKRLSELPQGGTHAVVVRRLAEHIQTDPEVIGRLREAGVVPDARVTVESKPGAVVITVPGHSSGFELPDELAHAVQVKLV; translated from the coding sequence GTGAAGGATCTGGTCGACACCACGGAGATGTATCTCCGTACCATCTACGACCTCGAAGAGGAGGGCGTAGTACCTCTGCGCGCCCGGATCGCCGAGCGCCTCGAGCAGAGCGGGCCGACGGTGAGTCAGACCGTGGCACGGATGGAGCGCGACGGCTTGTTGCTCGTCGCGGGTGACCGGCATCTCGAACTGACCGAGAAGGGCCGCGGAATGGCGGTCGCGGTCATGCGCAAGCATCGGCTGGCCGAGCGGCTGCTGGTCGATATCATCGGCCTGGACTGGCAGAACGTCCATGCCGAAGCCTGTCGCTGGGAACACGTCATGAGCGAGGATGTCGAGCGCCGGCTGGTCGAGGTGCTCAATCACCCCACCACCTCTCCCTACGGCAACCCGATCCCGGGACTGGACGAGCTGGGTATCTCCGCGTCTCAGCTGCTGGAAGAACCGCTGAAGCGTTTGTCGGAGCTGCCGCAGGGCGGCACCCACGCGGTGGTGGTGCGCCGGCTGGCCGAACACATCCAGACCGACCCGGAGGTGATCGGCCGGCTGCGGGAAGCGGGGGTGGTGCCCGACGCCCGGGTGACCGTCGAGAGCAAACCGGGCGCCGTGGTCATCACGGTGCCGGGCCACTCCTCGGGTTTCGAGCTGCCCGACGAGCTGGCCCACGCCGTCCAGGTAAAGCTGGTCTGA
- a CDS encoding DUF7782 domain-containing protein has translation MPTSGSTVTSPLTALCPQLRTALTRVGYDADTLLEALGADAHSALGRGEPVPVRRAAREAGELGLLVRLLLLGDALDEHEAAAALAPVRIGDAVAAGLLTREGGAVRAALDLRPMDTGAGNRWILSDLDDSMQRRTLTEDHVLGVGHASLSLLRATPTTPVGSALDLGTGCGIQAVHAASYARTVTATDVNPRALWLAEATAALNELDIDLIAGSWFEPVAGRRFDRVVANPPFVVGPARIEHTYRDSGLALDGASELVISRVPELLAPGGTAAVLAAWIHTDDEDWRQRVSRWLPAHGIDAWVVQRDVADPALYVGTWLRDAGLDPRSPAAQQRAEDWLTALEQAGVTGVGFGFVYLRSVDAATEILAEDLTHGFDDPLGAEAHAYFERSAWLRQIAAEPSRAWRSRYRIDGATALERVLLPGDEGWEQRVARVHRGDGPRWQHEVDETTVSLLAGMRPDGLPLYELIELLALSQGSEEVSPEFADAALGVVTGLVRHGLIHPV, from the coding sequence GTGCCCACTTCCGGATCGACCGTCACCTCGCCCCTGACCGCGCTGTGCCCGCAGTTGCGGACCGCACTGACCCGGGTGGGGTACGACGCCGACACTCTGCTCGAGGCGCTGGGCGCCGACGCCCACAGCGCGCTGGGCCGCGGGGAGCCGGTACCGGTGCGCCGGGCCGCGCGCGAAGCCGGTGAGCTGGGCCTTCTGGTCCGCCTGTTGCTTCTCGGTGACGCGCTCGACGAGCACGAGGCCGCCGCCGCCCTGGCGCCGGTCCGGATCGGCGACGCGGTCGCGGCCGGGCTACTGACGCGGGAGGGCGGTGCGGTGCGCGCGGCGCTGGATCTGCGTCCGATGGACACCGGAGCGGGTAATCGCTGGATCCTGTCCGACCTGGACGACTCCATGCAACGGCGGACCCTGACCGAGGATCATGTGCTCGGTGTGGGGCACGCCTCCCTGTCGTTACTGCGTGCCACCCCGACCACGCCCGTCGGATCGGCGCTCGATCTCGGTACCGGTTGCGGTATCCAGGCCGTGCACGCCGCGTCCTATGCCCGCACCGTCACCGCCACGGACGTGAACCCGCGCGCGCTGTGGCTGGCGGAGGCCACCGCCGCGCTGAACGAGCTGGATATCGACCTGATCGCCGGATCCTGGTTCGAGCCGGTGGCCGGGCGCCGTTTCGATCGGGTAGTGGCCAATCCACCGTTCGTGGTCGGCCCCGCGCGGATCGAGCACACCTACCGTGATTCCGGTCTCGCACTCGACGGCGCCAGCGAATTGGTGATCTCGCGCGTTCCCGAACTGCTGGCGCCGGGCGGCACCGCGGCGGTGCTGGCGGCCTGGATCCATACCGACGACGAGGACTGGCGGCAACGGGTCTCCCGATGGCTGCCCGCGCACGGCATCGACGCCTGGGTGGTCCAGCGTGATGTCGCCGACCCGGCGCTGTACGTGGGCACCTGGTTGCGGGACGCGGGGCTGGACCCGCGCAGCCCCGCGGCGCAACAGCGGGCCGAGGACTGGCTGACCGCGCTGGAACAGGCCGGGGTGACAGGTGTCGGGTTCGGATTCGTCTACCTGCGGTCCGTGGACGCCGCGACCGAGATATTGGCCGAGGACCTCACCCACGGTTTCGACGACCCGCTCGGGGCGGAGGCGCACGCGTATTTCGAACGGTCCGCCTGGTTGCGCCAGATCGCCGCCGAACCGTCGCGGGCCTGGCGGTCCCGATACCGGATAGATGGCGCGACCGCGCTCGAGCGGGTTCTCCTGCCGGGAGACGAGGGCTGGGAGCAGCGTGTGGCACGCGTCCACCGCGGCGACGGGCCACGCTGGCAGCACGAGGTGGACGAGACCACTGTCTCGTTGCTGGCGGGAATGCGCCCCGACGGGCTGCCGTTGTACGAACTGATCGAACTGCTGGCACTGTCACAGGGATCGGAGGAGGTCTCTCCCGAGTTCGCCGACGCCGCCCTCGGAGTGGTCACCGGGCTCGTACGGCACGGGCTGATTCATCCGGTATAG
- a CDS encoding DEAD/DEAH box helicase has protein sequence MTDASGAIATEVPGASLRAWQRRALTRYLATKPRDFLAVATPGAGKTTFALRVAAELLADRTVDQVTVVAPTEHLKHQWAASATRAGMALDSNFSNTTGGTSDDYHGVVVTYAQVAAHPFKHRVRTENRRTLVILDEIHHAGDAKTWGDAVAEAFGDATRRLALTGTPFRSDDSQIPFITYEPDEAGLPRSRADHSYGYTEALADGVVRPVVFLAYSGEAHWRDSAGEEYTARLGEPLNAEQTARAWRTALDPAGDWIYAVLRAADMRLAQLREAGMTDAGGLVIASDQERARLYAELLEHLTGNRPVLVLSDDPASSARISEFSTGTQPWMVAVRMVSEGVDVPRLAVGVYATSASTPLYFAQAIGRFVRARRPGETASVFLPSVPVLLDLAAQLEVQRDHVIGKPHREKDGLDDELLTEANKQRDEPGEDEKAFVPLAADAELDQVIYDGSSFGTATFAGSAEEADYLGIPGLLDAEQMRALLRERQARQIADRSKPEAEPSVPAPAGQAGNAAERVATADKLGELRRELNSLVAMHHHRTGKPHGVIHGELRRQCGGPPTALATVDQLGDRIAALRRM, from the coding sequence GTGACCGATGCGAGCGGTGCTATTGCGACGGAGGTTCCGGGCGCATCCCTGCGCGCGTGGCAGCGGCGCGCGCTCACCCGGTACCTGGCGACCAAACCCCGCGATTTCCTCGCGGTCGCCACCCCGGGCGCCGGTAAGACGACCTTCGCGCTGCGGGTCGCCGCGGAATTGCTGGCCGATCGCACGGTCGATCAGGTCACCGTGGTCGCCCCGACCGAGCACCTGAAACATCAGTGGGCCGCCTCGGCGACCCGCGCGGGGATGGCGCTGGATTCGAACTTCTCCAACACCACCGGCGGAACCTCCGATGACTACCACGGAGTGGTCGTCACCTACGCTCAGGTCGCCGCGCACCCGTTCAAGCATCGGGTGCGGACCGAGAACCGGCGCACGCTGGTGATCCTGGACGAGATCCACCACGCGGGCGACGCGAAGACCTGGGGCGACGCGGTGGCCGAGGCGTTCGGGGACGCCACCCGCCGGCTGGCGCTGACCGGAACTCCCTTCCGCAGCGACGACAGCCAGATCCCGTTCATCACCTACGAGCCCGACGAGGCCGGGCTCCCGCGTTCCCGTGCCGACCACAGCTACGGGTACACCGAGGCGCTCGCCGACGGCGTCGTACGCCCGGTGGTCTTCCTCGCCTACTCCGGTGAGGCGCACTGGCGTGACAGTGCGGGCGAGGAGTACACGGCCCGCCTGGGTGAGCCACTGAACGCCGAACAGACCGCCCGCGCCTGGCGTACCGCACTCGATCCGGCGGGGGACTGGATCTACGCCGTGCTGCGTGCCGCGGATATGCGGTTGGCGCAGCTCCGGGAAGCCGGCATGACCGATGCCGGGGGCTTGGTGATCGCCTCGGATCAGGAACGCGCTCGGCTGTACGCCGAACTGCTGGAGCATCTCACCGGGAACCGGCCGGTGCTCGTCCTGTCCGATGATCCGGCTTCTTCGGCGCGCATCAGTGAGTTCAGCACCGGGACCCAGCCGTGGATGGTCGCCGTGCGCATGGTCTCCGAAGGGGTCGACGTCCCACGTCTGGCGGTGGGCGTCTACGCCACCAGCGCCTCCACCCCGCTTTATTTCGCCCAGGCCATCGGCCGTTTCGTCCGCGCGCGGCGGCCCGGGGAGACCGCCAGTGTGTTCCTCCCGTCCGTCCCGGTCCTGCTGGACCTGGCCGCGCAGCTCGAGGTCCAGCGCGACCATGTCATCGGCAAACCGCATCGTGAGAAGGACGGCCTCGACGACGAGCTGCTCACGGAGGCGAACAAGCAGCGCGACGAACCGGGTGAGGACGAGAAAGCGTTCGTCCCGTTGGCCGCGGACGCCGAACTGGATCAAGTGATCTACGACGGCTCCTCGTTCGGCACCGCGACTTTCGCGGGAAGCGCGGAGGAAGCGGACTATCTGGGCATCCCCGGTCTGCTGGACGCCGAGCAGATGCGTGCGCTGCTGCGGGAACGTCAGGCCCGGCAGATCGCCGACCGGTCCAAGCCCGAAGCGGAGCCATCCGTGCCCGCGCCCGCGGGGCAGGCGGGCAATGCCGCCGAGCGGGTCGCCACCGCCGATAAATTGGGTGAGTTGCGGCGCGAGCTGAACAGCCTGGTCGCGATGCACCACCACCGCACCGGTAAACCACACGGGGTGATCCACGGTGAACTCCGGCGCCAGTGTGGCGGTCCGCCGACGGCTCTGGCGACCGTTGACCAGCTGGGCGATCGAATCGCGGCGCTGCGCCGGATGTAG